A genome region from Glycine max cultivar Williams 82 chromosome 5, Glycine_max_v4.0, whole genome shotgun sequence includes the following:
- the LOC100789017 gene encoding mitochondrial dicarboxylate/tricarboxylate transporter DTC, translating into MGDEKKGKPAASGVWSTIKPFVNGGASGMLATCVIQPIDMIKVRIQLGQGSAAQVTSTMLKNEGFAAFYKGLSAGLLRQATYTTARLGSFKILTAKAIEANDGKPLPLYQKALCGLTAGAIGATVGSPADLALIRMQADATLPAAQRRNYTNAFHALYRITADEGVLALWKGAGPTVVRAMALNMGMLASYDQSVEFFRDSVGLGEAATVLGASSVSGFFAAACSLPFDYVKTQIQKMQPDADGKYPYTGSVDCAVKTFKAGGPFKFYTGFPVYCVRIAPHVMMTWIFLNQVQKLQKSYGL; encoded by the exons ATGGGAGACGAGAAGAAGGGCAAGCCTGCTGCTTCCGGCGTGTGGTCCACCATCAAGCCTTTCGTCAATGGTGGAGCCTCCGGCATGCTCGCCACCTGCGTCATTCAACCCATCGATATGATCAAG GTGAGGATTCAACTTGGGCAAGGATCAGCTGCGCAGGTCACTTCCACCATGCTTAAGAATGAGGGTTTTGCTGCCTTCTATAAG GGTCTATCTGCTGGATTACTCAGGCAGGCTACATACACCACTGCCCGTCTTGGGTCATTTAA AATCTTGACGGCCAAAGCTATTGAGGCTAATGATGGGAAGCCCCTGCCACTGTATCAGAAAGCTCTATGTGGGCTGACTGCTGGTGCTATCGGAGCAACTGTTGGTAGTCCAGCAGATTTGGCACTCATTCGGATGCAGGCTGATGCAACATTACCTGCTGCTCAGCGCCGAAATTACACTAATGCCTTCCATGCACTCTATCGAATTACTGCTGATGAAGGGGTTTTGGCGCTTTGGAAAGGTGCTGGGCCTACTGTTGTTAGAGCCATGGCATTGAACATGGGCATGCTTGCATCTTATGATCAAAGTGTTGAGTTCTTCAGGGATTCTGTTGGTCTTGGTGAAGCTGCTACTGTTCTAG GTGCAAGTTCCGTTTCTGGATTTTTCGCAGCAGCTTGCAGTTTGCCATTTGACTATGTGAAGACCCAGATCCAGAAGATGCAACCTGATGCTGATGGAAAATATCCATACACTGGCTCTGTTGATTGTGCTGTCAAAACCTTCAAAGCAGGTGGACCGTTCAAATTTTACACTGGATTCCCTGTCTATTGTGTTAGGATTGCTCCTCATGTCATG ATGACATGGATTTTCCTCAACCAGGTTCAGAAATTGCAGAAATCCTACGGGTTGTAG
- the LOC100527802 gene encoding uncharacterized protein LOC100527802, whose translation MAEAQSGQASEGIKLFGTTITLHGRERKEDRNDSEDGTEEIKRPDKIIPCPRCKSMETKFCYFNNYNVNQPRHFCKGCQRYWTAGGALRNVPVGAGRRKVKPQFGQEERLALDEWHVAAVAHGDFRQLFPSKRRRMSSAQHESQRKFVIIHEITEHPNQIETKEA comes from the exons ATGGCTGAAGCACAAAGTGGCCAAGCTAGTGAAGGGATTAAACTGTTTGGAACAACGATTACGTTGCatggaagagaaagaaaagaagatagAAATGATAGTGAAGATGGGACAGAGGAGATAAAGAGACCTGATAAGATCATACCATGCCCAAGATGCAAGAGCATGGAAACCAAGTTTTGCTACTTCAATAACTACAACGTTAATCAGCCCAGACATTTCTGCAAGGGATGCCAGAGATACTGGACGGCTGGTGGGGCCCTTCGCAACGTGCCAGTAGGAGCTGGCAGGCGAAAGGTCAAACCGCAGTTTGGTCAGGAGGAGAGGTTGGCTTTGGATGAATGGCATGTTGCCGCCGTGGCTCATGGTGATTTCCGGCAGCTTTTTCCATCTAAAAGACGGAGGATGAGCTCAG CTCAGCATGAAAGTCAAAGAAAGTTTGTTATCATCCACGAAATCACAGAACATCCAAATCAGATAGAAACAAAGGAGGCTTGA
- the LOC100790076 gene encoding uncharacterized protein isoform X1, with product MSASVALRVVYMNHKLTDGLFPPANPLPIPSSECLQILSYIRHMATPPFIHARCAYSPRISNRNSKGASQQPHLASSSSPSTFTFSISSGTNSGQRHQGLRAQAMSSVTLGNSIASIGNLKNDPDHLLVLVHGILGSTGDWTYAEAELKRRLGKNFLIYVSSSNTYTKTFSGIDGAGKRLADEVLQVVKKTKNLKRISFLAHSLGGLFARYAIAVLYSLDTYSRDQPGNLANSVTGNSQGTSLSRGGMIAGLEPINFITLATPHLGVRGKKQLPFLLGVPILEKLAAPIAPFFVGQTGSQLFLTDGKPDKPPLLLRMASDSDDGKFLSALGAFTCRIIYANVSYDHMVGWRTSSIRRETELSKVNMMISPIGLSYFLLVTDLQYSTNPPRKSLDGYKHVVDVEYCPPVPSDGPKFPPKAVKAKKAAQNAPNTQNTVEYHEIVEDEMIQGLQQLGWKKVDVSFHSAFWPFFAHNNIHVKNEWLHNAGVGVIAHVADSLRQQEASSILPANL from the exons ATGTCTGCTTCCGTTGCGTTGCGTGTCGTTTACATGAATCACAAATTAACAGATGGCTTGTTCCCACCTGCGAATCCATTGCCCATTCCGAGTTCTGAGtgccttcaaatattatcaTACATCAGACATATGGCCACGCCACCCTTCATTCACGCGCGCTGTGCCTACTCGCCTAGAATTTCCAATCGCAACAGCAAGGGAGCCTCACAACAACCCCATTTAGCTTCTTCCTCCTCACCCTCCACTTTTACTTTCTCTATCTCttctg GTACAAACAGTGGACAGAGACACCAGGGCCTTAGAGCTCAAGCTATGAGTTCTGTCACTCTTGGAAATTCTATTGCTAGCATAGGGAATTTGAAGAACGACCCTGATCATCTCCTTGTTCTTGTTCATGGTATCTTAGGTAG CACAGGGGATTGGACTTATGCAGAAGCAGAGTTGAAAAGGCGCCTtggaaaaaactttttaatttatg TAAGTTCATCAAATACGTACACTAAGACATTTTCTGGGATTGATGGAGCTGGAAAGCGATTAGCTGATGAA GTCTTGCAAGTTGTTAAAAAGACAAAGAACCTGAAAAGAATCTCCTTTCTAGCCCATTCTCTGGGAGGCTTGTTCGCTAGATATGCAATTGCTGTTCTTTATTCACTTGATACCTATAGTAGGGACCAACCAGGTAATCTAGCAAACAGCGTGACAGGAAATTCCCAGGGAACAAGCCTTTCAAGAGGAGGGATGATTGCTGGGTTAGAGCCaatcaattttataactttagCTACACCACATCTTGGTGTGAGAGGAAAGAAGCAG CTTCCATTTCTGTTGGGTGTCCCAATCCTAGAAAAGCTTGCTGCACCTATAGCTCCTTTTTTTGTTGGTCAGACAGGTAGTCAGTTGTTCCTTACTGATGGTAAACCTGACAAACCACCTCTCCTATTGAGAATGgcttctgattctgatgatggaAAGTTTTT ATCTGCACTTGGAGCATTTACATGTCGCATCATTTATGCAAATGTTTCATATGATC ATATGGTTGGGTGGCGCACATCCTCTATAAGGAGGGAAACTGAGCTCAGTAAGGTGAATATGATGATTTCTCCAATTGGattgtcttattttttgttggttACTGATCTCCAATATTCAACAAAT CCTCCTCGAAAATCTTTAGATGGATACAAGCACGTGGTTGATGTGGAATATTGTCCCCCAGTTCCTTCTGATGGGCCTAAATTTCCTCCAAAAGCAGTAAAAGCAAAGAAGGCAGCACAAAATGCGCCAAATACACAGAATACTGTAGAATATCATGAAATTGTAGAAG ATGAGATGATTCAGGGATTACAGCAGTTGGGATGGAAAAAAGTTGATGTCAGCTTTCACTCAGCATTCTGGCCTTTCTTTGCTCATAACAACATTCAT GTGAAAAATGAATGGCTTCACAATGCTGGTGTAGGAGTAATTGCTCATGTGGCCGACAGCTTAAGACAGCAAGAAGCATCATCAATTTTGCCTGCTAACTTGTAA
- the LOC100790076 gene encoding uncharacterized protein isoform X4, translated as MSASVALRVVYMNHKLTDGLFPPANPLPIPSSECLQILSYIRHMATPPFIHARCAYSPRISNRNSKGASQQPHLASSSSPSTFTFSISSGTNSGQRHQGLRAQAMSSVTLGNSIASIGNLKNDPDHLLVLVHGILGDWTYAEAELKRRLGKNFLIYVSSSNTYTKTFSGIDGAGKRLADEVLQVVKKTKNLKRISFLAHSLGGLFARYAIAVLYSLDTYSRDQPGNLANSVTGNSQGTSLSRGGMIAGLEPINFITLATPHLGVRGKKQLPFLLGVPILEKLAAPIAPFFVGQTGSQLFLTDGKPDKPPLLLRMASDSDDGKFLSALGAFTCRIIYANVSYDHMVGWRTSSIRRETELSKPPRKSLDGYKHVVDVEYCPPVPSDGPKFPPKAVKAKKAAQNAPNTQNTVEYHEIVEDEMIQGLQQLGWKKVDVSFHSAFWPFFAHNNIHVKNEWLHNAGVGVIAHVADSLRQQEASSILPANL; from the exons ATGTCTGCTTCCGTTGCGTTGCGTGTCGTTTACATGAATCACAAATTAACAGATGGCTTGTTCCCACCTGCGAATCCATTGCCCATTCCGAGTTCTGAGtgccttcaaatattatcaTACATCAGACATATGGCCACGCCACCCTTCATTCACGCGCGCTGTGCCTACTCGCCTAGAATTTCCAATCGCAACAGCAAGGGAGCCTCACAACAACCCCATTTAGCTTCTTCCTCCTCACCCTCCACTTTTACTTTCTCTATCTCttctg GTACAAACAGTGGACAGAGACACCAGGGCCTTAGAGCTCAAGCTATGAGTTCTGTCACTCTTGGAAATTCTATTGCTAGCATAGGGAATTTGAAGAACGACCCTGATCATCTCCTTGTTCTTGTTCATGGTATCTTAG GGGATTGGACTTATGCAGAAGCAGAGTTGAAAAGGCGCCTtggaaaaaactttttaatttatg TAAGTTCATCAAATACGTACACTAAGACATTTTCTGGGATTGATGGAGCTGGAAAGCGATTAGCTGATGAA GTCTTGCAAGTTGTTAAAAAGACAAAGAACCTGAAAAGAATCTCCTTTCTAGCCCATTCTCTGGGAGGCTTGTTCGCTAGATATGCAATTGCTGTTCTTTATTCACTTGATACCTATAGTAGGGACCAACCAGGTAATCTAGCAAACAGCGTGACAGGAAATTCCCAGGGAACAAGCCTTTCAAGAGGAGGGATGATTGCTGGGTTAGAGCCaatcaattttataactttagCTACACCACATCTTGGTGTGAGAGGAAAGAAGCAG CTTCCATTTCTGTTGGGTGTCCCAATCCTAGAAAAGCTTGCTGCACCTATAGCTCCTTTTTTTGTTGGTCAGACAGGTAGTCAGTTGTTCCTTACTGATGGTAAACCTGACAAACCACCTCTCCTATTGAGAATGgcttctgattctgatgatggaAAGTTTTT ATCTGCACTTGGAGCATTTACATGTCGCATCATTTATGCAAATGTTTCATATGATC ATATGGTTGGGTGGCGCACATCCTCTATAAGGAGGGAAACTGAGCTCAGTAAG CCTCCTCGAAAATCTTTAGATGGATACAAGCACGTGGTTGATGTGGAATATTGTCCCCCAGTTCCTTCTGATGGGCCTAAATTTCCTCCAAAAGCAGTAAAAGCAAAGAAGGCAGCACAAAATGCGCCAAATACACAGAATACTGTAGAATATCATGAAATTGTAGAAG ATGAGATGATTCAGGGATTACAGCAGTTGGGATGGAAAAAAGTTGATGTCAGCTTTCACTCAGCATTCTGGCCTTTCTTTGCTCATAACAACATTCAT GTGAAAAATGAATGGCTTCACAATGCTGGTGTAGGAGTAATTGCTCATGTGGCCGACAGCTTAAGACAGCAAGAAGCATCATCAATTTTGCCTGCTAACTTGTAA
- the LOC100790076 gene encoding uncharacterized protein isoform X2, with product MSASVALRVVYMNHKLTDGLFPPANPLPIPSSECLQILSYIRHMATPPFIHARCAYSPRISNRNSKGASQQPHLASSSSPSTFTFSISSGTNSGQRHQGLRAQAMSSVTLGNSIASIGNLKNDPDHLLVLVHGILGDWTYAEAELKRRLGKNFLIYVSSSNTYTKTFSGIDGAGKRLADEVLQVVKKTKNLKRISFLAHSLGGLFARYAIAVLYSLDTYSRDQPGNLANSVTGNSQGTSLSRGGMIAGLEPINFITLATPHLGVRGKKQLPFLLGVPILEKLAAPIAPFFVGQTGSQLFLTDGKPDKPPLLLRMASDSDDGKFLSALGAFTCRIIYANVSYDHMVGWRTSSIRRETELSKVNMMISPIGLSYFLLVTDLQYSTNPPRKSLDGYKHVVDVEYCPPVPSDGPKFPPKAVKAKKAAQNAPNTQNTVEYHEIVEDEMIQGLQQLGWKKVDVSFHSAFWPFFAHNNIHVKNEWLHNAGVGVIAHVADSLRQQEASSILPANL from the exons ATGTCTGCTTCCGTTGCGTTGCGTGTCGTTTACATGAATCACAAATTAACAGATGGCTTGTTCCCACCTGCGAATCCATTGCCCATTCCGAGTTCTGAGtgccttcaaatattatcaTACATCAGACATATGGCCACGCCACCCTTCATTCACGCGCGCTGTGCCTACTCGCCTAGAATTTCCAATCGCAACAGCAAGGGAGCCTCACAACAACCCCATTTAGCTTCTTCCTCCTCACCCTCCACTTTTACTTTCTCTATCTCttctg GTACAAACAGTGGACAGAGACACCAGGGCCTTAGAGCTCAAGCTATGAGTTCTGTCACTCTTGGAAATTCTATTGCTAGCATAGGGAATTTGAAGAACGACCCTGATCATCTCCTTGTTCTTGTTCATGGTATCTTAG GGGATTGGACTTATGCAGAAGCAGAGTTGAAAAGGCGCCTtggaaaaaactttttaatttatg TAAGTTCATCAAATACGTACACTAAGACATTTTCTGGGATTGATGGAGCTGGAAAGCGATTAGCTGATGAA GTCTTGCAAGTTGTTAAAAAGACAAAGAACCTGAAAAGAATCTCCTTTCTAGCCCATTCTCTGGGAGGCTTGTTCGCTAGATATGCAATTGCTGTTCTTTATTCACTTGATACCTATAGTAGGGACCAACCAGGTAATCTAGCAAACAGCGTGACAGGAAATTCCCAGGGAACAAGCCTTTCAAGAGGAGGGATGATTGCTGGGTTAGAGCCaatcaattttataactttagCTACACCACATCTTGGTGTGAGAGGAAAGAAGCAG CTTCCATTTCTGTTGGGTGTCCCAATCCTAGAAAAGCTTGCTGCACCTATAGCTCCTTTTTTTGTTGGTCAGACAGGTAGTCAGTTGTTCCTTACTGATGGTAAACCTGACAAACCACCTCTCCTATTGAGAATGgcttctgattctgatgatggaAAGTTTTT ATCTGCACTTGGAGCATTTACATGTCGCATCATTTATGCAAATGTTTCATATGATC ATATGGTTGGGTGGCGCACATCCTCTATAAGGAGGGAAACTGAGCTCAGTAAGGTGAATATGATGATTTCTCCAATTGGattgtcttattttttgttggttACTGATCTCCAATATTCAACAAAT CCTCCTCGAAAATCTTTAGATGGATACAAGCACGTGGTTGATGTGGAATATTGTCCCCCAGTTCCTTCTGATGGGCCTAAATTTCCTCCAAAAGCAGTAAAAGCAAAGAAGGCAGCACAAAATGCGCCAAATACACAGAATACTGTAGAATATCATGAAATTGTAGAAG ATGAGATGATTCAGGGATTACAGCAGTTGGGATGGAAAAAAGTTGATGTCAGCTTTCACTCAGCATTCTGGCCTTTCTTTGCTCATAACAACATTCAT GTGAAAAATGAATGGCTTCACAATGCTGGTGTAGGAGTAATTGCTCATGTGGCCGACAGCTTAAGACAGCAAGAAGCATCATCAATTTTGCCTGCTAACTTGTAA
- the GF14C gene encoding 14-3-3-like protein C isoform 1 (isoform 1 is encoded by transcript variant 3), which produces MASTKERENFVYVAKLAEQAERYEEMVEAMKNVAKLNVELTVEERNLLSVGYKNVVGARRASWRILSSIEQKEEAKGNDVSVKRIKEYRLKVESELSNICSDIMTVIDEYLIPSSSSGEPSVFFYKMKGDYYRYLAEFKSGDERKEAADHSMKAYQLASTTAEAELASTHPIRLGLALNFSVFYYEILNSPERACHLAKQAFDEAISELDTLSEESYKDSTLIMQLLRDNLTLWTSDIPEDGAEEQKVDSARAAGGDDA; this is translated from the exons ATGGCCTCCACCAAGGAACGTGAAAACTTCGTCTACGTCGCCAAGCTCGCCGAACAAGCCGAACGCTATGaag AAATGGTGGAAGCAATGAAGAATGTGGCGAAGCTAAACGTGGAATTGACGGTAGAGGAGCGGAACCTTCTGTCGGTTGGGTACAAGAACGTGGTGGGTGCTCGTAGGGCTTCGTGGAGGATTCTTTCCTCGATTGAACAGAAAGAAGAAGCTAAAGGGAACGATGTGAGCGTGAAGAGGATAAAGGAGTATAGGCTGAAGGTGGAGTCTGAGTTGTCCAATATCTGCAGTGATATCATGACTGTTATTGATGAATACCTTATTCCCTCTAGCTCATCTGGTGAACCTAGTGTCTTTTTCTACAAAAT GAAGGGGGACTATTACCGGTACCTCGCAGAGTTCAAGTCCGGTGATGAGAGAAAAGAGGCTGCTGATCATTCCATGAAAGCGTATCAG TTGGCTTCCACTACTGCCGAGGCTGAGTTAGCATCCACACATCCCATCCGTTTGGGCCTGGCTTTGAACTTCTCTGtcttttattatgaaattttgaaCTCTCCTGAAAG GGCCTGTCACCTTGCTAAGCAGGCATTTGATGAAGCAATCTCTGAGTTGGATACTCTGAGCGAGGAGTCTTACAAAGACAGCACCCTAATTATGCAGCTTCTGAGGGACAATCTCACCCTGTGGACTTCTGACATCCCTGAAGATGGAG cagaggaacaaaaggtggATTCTGCCCGAGCTGCTGGAGGTGACGATGCATAG
- the LOC100805973 gene encoding heavy metal-associated isoprenylated plant protein 28 — protein MFNYSSFFFSCVLQIVEMCVHMDCPGCETKIKKALKKLRGVDDVDIDMRMQKVTVMGWADQKKVLKTVRKTGRRAELWPYPYNPEYHALARHYGNGNYFASAKPSSSYNYYKHGYSYGEDFGYYHKPIGAAIIDEKAMSMFSDDNPHACSIM, from the exons atgtttaactattcttcatttttcttttcttgtgttTTACAGATAGTAGAGATGTGTGTGCACATGGACTGTCCAGGTTGCGAGACCAAGATAAAGAAAGCTCTCAAAAAATTACGTG GAGTTGATGATGTTGATATAGACATGAGGATGCAAAAGGTAACTGTGATGGGTTGGGCAGACCAAAAGAAGGTATTGAAAACAGTGAGGAAGACTGGTAGGAGGGCAGAACTGTGGCCATATCCATACAACCCAGAATACCATGCCTTGGCTCGCCATTACGGCAATGGTAATTACTTTGCTTCTGCCAAGCCCTCCTCTTCTTACAATTATTACAAGCATGGCTATAGTTATGGTGAAGACTTTGGCTACTACCACAAGCCAATTGGTGCAGCAATTATTGATGAGAAGGCCATGTCCATGTTCAGTGATGACAACCCTCATGCTTGCTCTATAATGTGA
- the LOC100527802 gene encoding uncharacterized protein isoform X1, with translation MAEAQSGQASEGIKLFGTTITLHGRERKEDRNDSEDGTEEIKRPDKIIPCPRCKSMETKFCYFNNYNVNQPRHFCKGCQRYWTAGGALRNVPVGAGRRKVKPQFGQEERLALDEWHVAAVAHGDFRQLFPSKRRRMSSA, from the exons ATGGCTGAAGCACAAAGTGGCCAAGCTAGTGAAGGGATTAAACTGTTTGGAACAACGATTACGTTGCatggaagagaaagaaaagaagatagAAATGATAGTGAAGATGGGACAGAGGAGATAAAGAGACCTGATAAGATCATACCATGCCCAAGATGCAAGAGCATGGAAACCAAGTTTTGCTACTTCAATAACTACAACGTTAATCAGCCCAGACATTTCTGCAAGGGATGCCAGAGATACTGGACGGCTGGTGGGGCCCTTCGCAACGTGCCAGTAGGAGCTGGCAGGCGAAAGGTCAAACCGCAGTTTGGTCAGGAGGAGAGGTTGGCTTTGGATGAATGGCATGTTGCCGCCGTGGCTCATGGTGATTTCCGGCAGCTTTTTCCATCTAAAAGACGGAGGATGAGCTCAG CATGA
- the GF14C gene encoding 14-3-3-like protein C isoform 2 (isoform 2 is encoded by transcript variant 2), giving the protein MASTKERENFVYVAKLAEQAERYEEMVEAMKNVAKLNVELTVEERNLLSVGYKNVVGARRASWRILSSIEQKEEAKGNDVSVKRIKEYRLKVESELSNICSDIMTVIDEYLIPSSSSGEPSVFFYKMKGDYYRYLAEFKSGDERKEAADHSMKAYQLASTTAEAELASTHPIRLGLALNFSVFYYEILNSPERACHLAKQAFDEAISELDTLSEESYKDSTLIMQLLRDNLTLWTSDIPEDGEEQKVDSARAAGGDDA; this is encoded by the exons ATGGCCTCCACCAAGGAACGTGAAAACTTCGTCTACGTCGCCAAGCTCGCCGAACAAGCCGAACGCTATGaag AAATGGTGGAAGCAATGAAGAATGTGGCGAAGCTAAACGTGGAATTGACGGTAGAGGAGCGGAACCTTCTGTCGGTTGGGTACAAGAACGTGGTGGGTGCTCGTAGGGCTTCGTGGAGGATTCTTTCCTCGATTGAACAGAAAGAAGAAGCTAAAGGGAACGATGTGAGCGTGAAGAGGATAAAGGAGTATAGGCTGAAGGTGGAGTCTGAGTTGTCCAATATCTGCAGTGATATCATGACTGTTATTGATGAATACCTTATTCCCTCTAGCTCATCTGGTGAACCTAGTGTCTTTTTCTACAAAAT GAAGGGGGACTATTACCGGTACCTCGCAGAGTTCAAGTCCGGTGATGAGAGAAAAGAGGCTGCTGATCATTCCATGAAAGCGTATCAG TTGGCTTCCACTACTGCCGAGGCTGAGTTAGCATCCACACATCCCATCCGTTTGGGCCTGGCTTTGAACTTCTCTGtcttttattatgaaattttgaaCTCTCCTGAAAG GGCCTGTCACCTTGCTAAGCAGGCATTTGATGAAGCAATCTCTGAGTTGGATACTCTGAGCGAGGAGTCTTACAAAGACAGCACCCTAATTATGCAGCTTCTGAGGGACAATCTCACCCTGTGGACTTCTGACATCCCTGAAGATGGAG aggaacaaaaggtggATTCTGCCCGAGCTGCTGGAGGTGACGATGCATAG
- the LOC100790076 gene encoding uncharacterized protein isoform X3, producing MSASVALRVVYMNHKLTDGLFPPANPLPIPSSECLQILSYIRHMATPPFIHARCAYSPRISNRNSKGASQQPHLASSSSPSTFTFSISSGTNSGQRHQGLRAQAMSSVTLGNSIASIGNLKNDPDHLLVLVHGILGSTGDWTYAEAELKRRLGKNFLIYVSSSNTYTKTFSGIDGAGKRLADEVLQVVKKTKNLKRISFLAHSLGGLFARYAIAVLYSLDTYSRDQPGNLANSVTGNSQGTSLSRGGMIAGLEPINFITLATPHLGVRGKKQLPFLLGVPILEKLAAPIAPFFVGQTGSQLFLTDGKPDKPPLLLRMASDSDDGKFLSALGAFTCRIIYANVSYDHMVGWRTSSIRRETELSKPPRKSLDGYKHVVDVEYCPPVPSDGPKFPPKAVKAKKAAQNAPNTQNTVEYHEIVEDEMIQGLQQLGWKKVDVSFHSAFWPFFAHNNIHVKNEWLHNAGVGVIAHVADSLRQQEASSILPANL from the exons ATGTCTGCTTCCGTTGCGTTGCGTGTCGTTTACATGAATCACAAATTAACAGATGGCTTGTTCCCACCTGCGAATCCATTGCCCATTCCGAGTTCTGAGtgccttcaaatattatcaTACATCAGACATATGGCCACGCCACCCTTCATTCACGCGCGCTGTGCCTACTCGCCTAGAATTTCCAATCGCAACAGCAAGGGAGCCTCACAACAACCCCATTTAGCTTCTTCCTCCTCACCCTCCACTTTTACTTTCTCTATCTCttctg GTACAAACAGTGGACAGAGACACCAGGGCCTTAGAGCTCAAGCTATGAGTTCTGTCACTCTTGGAAATTCTATTGCTAGCATAGGGAATTTGAAGAACGACCCTGATCATCTCCTTGTTCTTGTTCATGGTATCTTAGGTAG CACAGGGGATTGGACTTATGCAGAAGCAGAGTTGAAAAGGCGCCTtggaaaaaactttttaatttatg TAAGTTCATCAAATACGTACACTAAGACATTTTCTGGGATTGATGGAGCTGGAAAGCGATTAGCTGATGAA GTCTTGCAAGTTGTTAAAAAGACAAAGAACCTGAAAAGAATCTCCTTTCTAGCCCATTCTCTGGGAGGCTTGTTCGCTAGATATGCAATTGCTGTTCTTTATTCACTTGATACCTATAGTAGGGACCAACCAGGTAATCTAGCAAACAGCGTGACAGGAAATTCCCAGGGAACAAGCCTTTCAAGAGGAGGGATGATTGCTGGGTTAGAGCCaatcaattttataactttagCTACACCACATCTTGGTGTGAGAGGAAAGAAGCAG CTTCCATTTCTGTTGGGTGTCCCAATCCTAGAAAAGCTTGCTGCACCTATAGCTCCTTTTTTTGTTGGTCAGACAGGTAGTCAGTTGTTCCTTACTGATGGTAAACCTGACAAACCACCTCTCCTATTGAGAATGgcttctgattctgatgatggaAAGTTTTT ATCTGCACTTGGAGCATTTACATGTCGCATCATTTATGCAAATGTTTCATATGATC ATATGGTTGGGTGGCGCACATCCTCTATAAGGAGGGAAACTGAGCTCAGTAAG CCTCCTCGAAAATCTTTAGATGGATACAAGCACGTGGTTGATGTGGAATATTGTCCCCCAGTTCCTTCTGATGGGCCTAAATTTCCTCCAAAAGCAGTAAAAGCAAAGAAGGCAGCACAAAATGCGCCAAATACACAGAATACTGTAGAATATCATGAAATTGTAGAAG ATGAGATGATTCAGGGATTACAGCAGTTGGGATGGAAAAAAGTTGATGTCAGCTTTCACTCAGCATTCTGGCCTTTCTTTGCTCATAACAACATTCAT GTGAAAAATGAATGGCTTCACAATGCTGGTGTAGGAGTAATTGCTCATGTGGCCGACAGCTTAAGACAGCAAGAAGCATCATCAATTTTGCCTGCTAACTTGTAA